Proteins encoded by one window of Pseudomonas coleopterorum:
- the betI gene encoding transcriptional regulator BetI codes for MPKVGMQPIRRQQLIEATLQAVDQVGMSDASIALIARLAGVSNGIISHYFQDKNGLIAATMRHLMNMLIDNVATRRQALTDDSARAHLQVIIEGNFDASQVNAPAMKTWLAFWATSMHQPSLHRLQRINDHRLYSNLCCQFRRELPVEQARSAARGLAALIDGLWLRGALSGDAFDTAQAHRIACEYMDMQLAKQQR; via the coding sequence ATGCCCAAGGTCGGTATGCAACCCATCCGCCGCCAACAGTTGATCGAAGCCACGCTCCAGGCTGTCGACCAGGTCGGCATGAGTGACGCCAGCATTGCTCTGATCGCCCGCCTGGCGGGTGTGTCGAACGGCATCATCAGTCACTACTTTCAGGACAAGAACGGCCTGATCGCAGCGACCATGCGTCACTTGATGAACATGCTGATCGACAACGTCGCCACGCGCCGACAGGCCTTGACCGACGACAGCGCCAGGGCGCACCTGCAGGTGATCATCGAAGGCAACTTCGACGCCAGCCAGGTCAACGCTCCGGCCATGAAGACCTGGCTGGCCTTCTGGGCCACCAGCATGCATCAGCCGTCCTTGCACAGGTTGCAGCGGATCAACGACCACCGCCTGTATTCCAACCTGTGTTGCCAGTTCCGCCGTGAATTGCCGGTGGAACAGGCGCGCAGCGCCGCACGCGGCCTGGCTGCACTGATCGACGGTCTGTGGTTGCGCGGCGCCCTGTCGGGCGATGCTTTCGATACCGCGCAGGCACATCGCATCGCCTGCGAATACATGGACATGCAACTGGCAAAACAGCAGCGCTGA
- the betB gene encoding betaine-aldehyde dehydrogenase has translation MARFPTQKLYIDGGYVDASGSGTFDAVNPATGEVLAQVQRATAEDVEKAVASAEKGQKIWAAMTAMERSRVLRKAVDILRERNDELALLETLDTGKAYSETRYVDIVTGADVLEYYAGLVPAIEGEQIPLRDTSFVYTRREPLGVTAGIGAWNYPIQIALWKSAPALAAGNAMIFKPSEVTSLTTLKLAEIYTEAGLPAGVFNVLTGSGSEVGAWLTEHPGIEKVSFTGGVSTGKKVMASASSSSLKEVTMELGGKSPLIIFDDADLDKAADIAMMANFYSSGQVCTNGTRVFVPNALKAQLEAKILERVQRIRIGDPEDENTNFGPLVSFAHMENVLGHIAKGKAEGARLLCGGERLTNGELGQGAFVAPTVFTDCSDEMTIVREEIFGPVMSILGYDSEDEVIRRANATEMGLAAGVVTRDLNRAHRVIHQLEAGICWINAWGESDAKMPVGGYKQSGVGRENGISSLAQYTRIKSVQVELGDYVSVF, from the coding sequence ATGGCCCGTTTCCCAACGCAAAAACTCTACATCGATGGCGGCTACGTGGACGCCAGCGGCAGCGGCACCTTCGATGCCGTCAACCCGGCCACCGGTGAAGTGCTGGCGCAGGTCCAGCGCGCCACCGCCGAAGACGTCGAAAAAGCCGTCGCCAGCGCCGAAAAGGGCCAGAAGATCTGGGCCGCGATGACCGCCATGGAGCGCTCGCGCGTGCTGCGCAAAGCCGTCGACATCCTGCGTGAACGCAACGACGAACTGGCCCTGCTGGAAACCCTGGACACCGGCAAGGCCTACTCGGAAACCCGCTACGTCGACATCGTCACCGGCGCCGACGTGCTCGAATACTACGCCGGCCTGGTGCCTGCCATCGAAGGCGAGCAGATCCCGCTGCGCGACACTTCCTTCGTCTACACCCGCCGCGAGCCCCTGGGCGTGACCGCCGGTATCGGTGCCTGGAACTACCCGATCCAGATCGCTCTGTGGAAGTCCGCTCCAGCGCTGGCAGCCGGCAACGCGATGATCTTCAAGCCCAGCGAAGTCACCTCGCTGACCACCCTCAAGCTGGCCGAAATCTACACCGAGGCCGGCCTGCCCGCTGGCGTGTTCAATGTGCTGACCGGTAGCGGCAGCGAAGTCGGCGCCTGGCTCACCGAGCATCCTGGCATCGAGAAAGTCTCGTTCACCGGCGGCGTCAGCACCGGCAAGAAAGTCATGGCCAGCGCCTCGAGTTCCTCGCTCAAGGAAGTAACCATGGAACTGGGCGGCAAGTCGCCGCTGATCATCTTCGACGATGCAGACCTCGACAAGGCCGCCGACATTGCCATGATGGCCAACTTCTACAGCTCCGGTCAGGTCTGCACCAACGGCACTCGGGTGTTCGTGCCCAATGCCCTCAAGGCGCAACTCGAAGCCAAGATCCTGGAGCGCGTGCAGCGCATCCGCATCGGCGACCCTGAAGACGAAAACACCAATTTCGGCCCGCTGGTGAGCTTCGCCCACATGGAAAACGTGCTGGGCCATATCGCCAAGGGCAAGGCCGAAGGCGCGCGCCTGCTGTGCGGCGGCGAGCGGCTGACCAACGGTGAGCTGGGCCAGGGCGCGTTCGTCGCACCGACCGTGTTCACCGATTGCAGCGACGAGATGACCATCGTGCGCGAAGAAATCTTCGGCCCGGTGATGAGCATCCTCGGCTACGACAGCGAAGACGAAGTGATCCGCCGCGCCAATGCCACCGAGATGGGCCTGGCCGCCGGCGTGGTCACCCGCGACCTGAACCGTGCGCACCGCGTGATCCATCAGCTCGAAGCAGGCATCTGCTGGATCAACGCCTGGGGCGAATCCGACGCGAAGATGCCGGTGGGTGGCTACAAGCAATCCGGCGTGGGCCGCGAAAACGGCATCAGCTCGCTGGCGCAATACACCCGGATCAAATCGGTACAAGTGGAACTGGGCGATTACGTTTCGGTGTTCTGA
- the betA gene encoding choline dehydrogenase encodes MSQEFDYIIIGAGSAGNTLATRLTEDPGVTVLLLEAGGPDYRLDFRTQMPAALAFPLQGRRYNWAYETEPEPHMNNRRMECGRGKGLGGSSLINGMCYIRGNAMDYDGWAKLPGLEDWSYLDCLPYFRKAETRDIGPNNYHGGEGPVSVTTPKPGNNPLFAAMVEAGVQAGFPRTDDLNGYQQEGFGPMDRTVTPKGRRASTARGYLDQAKQRDTLTIVTHALTDKIVFEGKRAVGVSYLVGDSDERIQARARKEVLLCGGAIASPQILQRSGVGPAEVLQPLGIDVVHDLPGVGQNLQDHLEMYLQYSCTQPVSLYPSLKWWNQPQIGAEWMFLGTGIGASNQFEAGGFIRSRPEFEWPNIQYHFLPVAINYNGTKGVQEHGFQAHVGSMRSPSRGRVNVKSKNPRDYPSILFNYMASEQDWQEFRDGIRLTREIMQQPALDQYRGREISPGIEVQTDEQLDQFIREHAETAYHPSCSCKMGTDEMAVVDGQGRVHGLQGLRVVDASIMPIITTGNLNAPTIMIAEKIADRIRGRKPEARSTAAYYVAGDAPVRGKPMREVGAPHS; translated from the coding sequence ATGTCCCAGGAATTCGACTACATCATCATTGGCGCCGGTTCGGCCGGTAACACCCTGGCTACGCGCCTGACCGAAGATCCAGGCGTCACCGTCCTGCTGCTCGAAGCCGGCGGCCCGGACTATCGCCTGGACTTCCGTACCCAGATGCCCGCCGCCCTCGCCTTCCCCCTGCAAGGCCGCCGCTACAACTGGGCCTACGAGACCGAGCCCGAGCCGCACATGAACAACCGGCGCATGGAGTGCGGCCGCGGCAAGGGCCTGGGTGGCTCTTCGCTGATCAACGGCATGTGCTACATCCGCGGCAACGCCATGGACTACGACGGCTGGGCCAAGCTGCCCGGCCTTGAAGACTGGAGCTACCTGGACTGCCTGCCGTATTTCCGCAAGGCCGAAACCCGTGACATCGGCCCCAACAATTACCACGGTGGCGAAGGTCCGGTCAGCGTCACCACGCCCAAGCCCGGCAACAACCCACTGTTCGCCGCCATGGTCGAAGCTGGCGTGCAGGCAGGCTTTCCGCGCACCGACGACCTCAATGGCTACCAGCAGGAAGGCTTCGGCCCCATGGACCGCACCGTGACGCCCAAAGGCCGCCGCGCCAGCACCGCACGTGGCTATCTGGACCAGGCCAAGCAACGCGACACCCTGACCATCGTCACCCACGCCTTGACCGACAAGATCGTCTTCGAAGGCAAGCGCGCGGTCGGCGTCAGCTACCTGGTCGGTGACAGCGACGAGCGCATCCAGGCCCGTGCCCGCAAGGAAGTCCTGCTGTGCGGCGGTGCGATCGCCTCGCCACAGATTCTCCAGCGCTCCGGTGTGGGCCCTGCCGAAGTGCTGCAGCCGCTGGGCATCGACGTCGTGCACGACCTGCCAGGCGTCGGCCAGAACCTGCAGGACCACCTGGAAATGTACCTGCAATACAGCTGCACCCAGCCGGTCTCGCTGTACCCGTCGCTGAAGTGGTGGAACCAGCCGCAGATCGGCGCCGAATGGATGTTCCTGGGCACCGGTATCGGCGCCAGCAATCAGTTCGAGGCCGGTGGTTTCATCCGTTCGCGCCCTGAGTTCGAATGGCCGAACATCCAGTACCACTTCCTGCCGGTGGCGATCAATTACAACGGCACCAAGGGTGTTCAGGAGCATGGTTTCCAGGCCCACGTCGGCTCCATGCGCTCGCCGAGCCGCGGCCGGGTCAACGTCAAGTCGAAGAATCCGCGCGACTACCCGAGCATCCTGTTCAACTACATGGCCAGCGAGCAGGATTGGCAGGAATTCCGCGACGGCATCCGCCTGACCCGCGAAATCATGCAGCAACCCGCGCTGGACCAGTACCGCGGCCGCGAAATCAGCCCCGGCATCGAGGTGCAGACGGACGAGCAGTTGGATCAGTTCATCCGCGAGCACGCCGAAACCGCCTATCACCCGTCGTGCTCGTGCAAGATGGGCACCGATGAGATGGCCGTGGTCGATGGTCAGGGCCGCGTGCATGGCCTGCAAGGCCTGCGTGTGGTCGACGCCTCGATCATGCCGATCATCACCACCGGCAACCTGAACGCGCCGACCATCATGATCGCCGAGAAGATCGCCGACCGCATTCGTGGCCGCAAGCCCGAAGCACGCTCGACCGCGGCCTACTACGTGGCAGGCGATGCGCCGGTGCGTGGCAAGCCGATGCGCGAAGTGGGTGCGCCTCACAGCTGA
- a CDS encoding TldD/PmbA family protein has translation MFDSTALLQQRFAALRTRAEFFSLRHVRQSSQHLAVRKNIAEPPSLSSDEGVMITVRVNGVEAYAATGNLSQTGLQQALEHAESQARGISAHALLDLREQPVADARFDYLSPDLQQPFPNLADCYQLLADESARVPGDPRLVSWYAGLGITDVEQIYLNNAGAQIRQAQRFVFPGLSVTAFDGSDSQTRSLGRDNFGQQGGVDVIERCGIVGAGRQVADQALQLLLAPNAPQGPRDLLLTPDQMMLQIHESIGHPLELDRILGDERNYAGTSFVKVEDFGHLRYGSPLLNVTFDPDIPHELASYAHDDDGTPASKQWLIRDGVLVRPLGGAMSQYRSGMDGVANSRASSWNRAPIDRMANLNIEPGEHSQAQLIAGIEHGILMSTNRSWSIDDARNKFQFGCEWGQLIENGELKGVVKNPNYRGISASFWKNLRAVGDASTLQVLGTPNCGKGEPNQVIRVGHASPSCVFSQIDVFGGDA, from the coding sequence ATGTTCGATTCCACCGCGCTGTTGCAACAACGCTTCGCCGCGCTGCGCACTCGCGCCGAATTCTTCTCCCTGCGCCATGTGCGCCAATCCAGCCAACACCTGGCGGTGCGCAAGAACATCGCCGAGCCGCCCAGCCTGAGCAGCGACGAAGGCGTGATGATCACCGTGCGCGTCAACGGCGTGGAAGCCTATGCCGCGACGGGCAACCTGTCCCAAACCGGTCTGCAACAGGCCCTTGAGCATGCCGAGAGCCAGGCCCGCGGCATCTCCGCTCATGCCCTGCTCGACCTGCGCGAGCAGCCCGTGGCCGATGCCCGTTTCGACTACCTCTCGCCTGACCTGCAGCAACCCTTTCCCAACCTCGCCGACTGCTACCAATTGCTCGCCGACGAGTCCGCACGCGTGCCGGGCGATCCGCGGCTGGTCAGCTGGTATGCCGGCCTGGGCATCACCGATGTCGAACAGATCTACCTCAACAACGCCGGCGCGCAGATTCGCCAGGCGCAGCGCTTCGTCTTCCCCGGCCTGAGCGTGACGGCCTTCGATGGCAGTGACAGCCAGACCCGCAGCCTGGGCCGCGACAACTTCGGCCAGCAAGGCGGTGTCGACGTGATCGAGCGCTGCGGCATTGTCGGCGCCGGCCGCCAGGTCGCCGACCAGGCCCTTCAGTTGCTGTTGGCGCCCAATGCCCCGCAAGGCCCGCGTGACCTGCTGCTGACACCCGACCAGATGATGCTGCAGATCCACGAATCCATCGGTCACCCCCTGGAGCTGGACCGTATTCTGGGCGACGAGCGCAACTACGCAGGCACCAGCTTCGTCAAGGTCGAGGACTTCGGCCACCTGCGCTATGGCTCGCCGTTGCTCAACGTGACCTTCGACCCCGATATCCCGCACGAACTGGCCAGCTACGCGCACGACGACGATGGCACTCCAGCCAGCAAGCAGTGGCTGATTCGCGATGGCGTGCTCGTGCGCCCACTGGGCGGCGCCATGTCGCAATACCGCAGCGGCATGGACGGCGTCGCCAACAGCCGTGCCAGCAGCTGGAACCGGGCCCCGATCGATCGCATGGCCAATCTGAACATCGAGCCGGGCGAGCACAGCCAGGCGCAGCTGATCGCCGGCATCGAGCACGGCATCCTGATGTCCACCAACCGCTCCTGGTCGATCGATGACGCACGCAACAAATTCCAGTTCGGCTGCGAGTGGGGCCAACTGATCGAGAACGGCGAACTCAAGGGCGTGGTCAAGAACCCCAACTATCGGGGTATCTCCGCCAGCTTCTGGAAAAACCTGCGGGCGGTCGGCGACGCCAGCACCCTGCAGGTGCTGGGTACGCCCAACTGCGGCAAGGGTGAACCCAACCAGGTGATCCGTGTGGGGCATGCATCGCCCAGCTGCGTGTTCAGCCAGATCGACGTGTTCGGAGGTGACGCATGA
- a CDS encoding TldD/PmbA family protein, whose amino-acid sequence MSHHAEHFQALVHGLQHTVAPSQRFTLSYNAEASDFIRFNHAKVRQAGQVAQATVSLKLIENGRQAELQLTLSEDLEVDRQRLTQAVHQLSQTLPLLQPDPYLQLNTSQWQTHHVDDTPLPDAAEVVEQIGAAARGLDLVGIYAAGTICRGFASSDGATGWHQANSFNFDFSLFHANGEAVKANYAGQQWQAQAFANRLAQAREQLDHLSRPLKVLPPGAYRAYLAPAALDEIIGMLGWGGFSAQAIASKNSPLQRLYAGEARLSAQVSFEERVSGSLTPAFSQEGYPRKDLSLVSHGLAAERLVDSRSAAEYGLQGNGADNSEMPGALQMAAGDLPLADVLQRLGTGLYISNLWYLNYSDMPAARMTGLTRFATFWVEDGHIVAPVNTMRFDDSVYSVLGDQLEALTTERELILSTSTYGERQTHSSLLPGALVKRLLLTL is encoded by the coding sequence ATGAGCCATCACGCCGAGCATTTCCAGGCACTGGTGCATGGGTTGCAACACACCGTCGCCCCGAGCCAGCGCTTCACCCTGAGCTACAACGCCGAAGCCTCGGATTTCATCCGCTTCAACCATGCCAAGGTGCGCCAGGCGGGACAGGTGGCCCAGGCCACGGTGTCGCTGAAGCTGATCGAAAACGGCCGCCAGGCCGAGTTGCAGCTGACCTTGTCCGAGGATCTGGAGGTGGACCGACAGCGTCTGACCCAGGCCGTGCACCAGCTGAGCCAGACGCTGCCGCTGCTGCAACCGGACCCTTACCTGCAACTCAACACCTCGCAGTGGCAGACGCACCATGTCGACGACACACCATTGCCCGATGCGGCTGAAGTCGTCGAGCAGATCGGCGCGGCAGCCCGTGGTCTGGACCTGGTCGGTATCTATGCCGCGGGCACGATCTGCCGGGGTTTTGCCAGCAGCGACGGGGCCACTGGCTGGCATCAGGCCAACAGCTTCAATTTCGATTTCAGCCTGTTCCATGCCAATGGCGAAGCGGTCAAGGCCAACTACGCCGGCCAGCAGTGGCAGGCACAAGCCTTCGCCAACCGCCTGGCCCAGGCCCGCGAGCAACTGGACCACCTGAGCCGTCCGCTCAAGGTGCTGCCACCGGGCGCCTATCGCGCCTACCTGGCACCGGCTGCGCTGGATGAAATCATCGGTATGCTGGGCTGGGGCGGTTTCTCGGCGCAGGCCATTGCCAGCAAAAACAGCCCGTTGCAACGACTGTATGCAGGCGAGGCCCGGTTGAGCGCACAGGTGAGCTTCGAGGAGCGCGTCAGCGGTTCGTTGACCCCGGCGTTTTCCCAGGAAGGCTATCCGCGCAAGGACCTTTCGCTGGTCAGCCACGGGCTCGCCGCCGAGCGCCTGGTGGACTCGCGCAGCGCGGCCGAGTACGGCTTGCAGGGCAACGGCGCGGACAACTCGGAGATGCCGGGCGCGCTGCAGATGGCAGCGGGCGATCTGCCCCTGGCCGACGTGCTGCAACGCCTCGGAACCGGGCTGTACATCAGCAACCTGTGGTACCTGAACTACTCCGACATGCCAGCGGCGCGCATGACCGGGCTGACCCGCTTTGCCACTTTCTGGGTGGAGGACGGTCACATCGTTGCACCGGTCAATACCATGCGTTTCGACGACAGCGTCTACAGTGTCCTGGGTGACCAGCTGGAAGCCTTGACGACCGAGCGCGAGCTGATTCTCTCGACCAGCACCTACGGCGAGCGCCAGACCCATTCCAGTTTGCTCCCCGGCGCGTTGGTGAAGCGGTTGCTGTTGACGCTGTAG
- the mdtD gene encoding multidrug transporter subunit MdtD has translation MNIHHQPQTTRGPMSTRPTLDPVTARWLPWVIAIAFFMQALDGTILNTALPAMASDLAENPLRMQSVIIAYMLTVALLIPASGWISDRFGTRKVFFSAIMLFSIGSLLCALSQSLAMLVVARVIQGLGGALMLPVGRLVVLRAYPRSELVRILSFITVPALLGPLLGPTLGGWMVEWLSWHWIFLINLPVGALGCWAVWNLVPDLRGAERTRFDGIGFLLFGAAMVLITIAMEGLGELHLPHLRVMLLLFVGMACLAAYWLRAGKIDNPLFSPKLFHTRTFAIGILGNLFARLGSGALPFMVPLLLQVALGHSPSEAGMSMIPLAAAAMVAKSFSRPIIERFGYRIVLTGNTLLLGLLLASLGLVSETTPYWLLLTQLGLLGAVNSLQFAAMNTVTLIDLDDESASSGNGLLSVVAQLSLGLGVACAGALLGGFTASLGNEGVDTVLGAFQATFLTIGLMAMLAAGIFVQLSDSDGRRAPRQEPPVEH, from the coding sequence ATGAACATTCATCATCAACCTCAAACAACAAGAGGCCCCATGTCCACGCGCCCAACACTGGATCCCGTTACCGCTCGCTGGCTGCCCTGGGTCATCGCCATCGCCTTCTTCATGCAGGCCCTGGACGGCACTATCCTCAACACCGCGCTGCCGGCCATGGCCAGCGACCTGGCGGAAAACCCGTTGCGCATGCAGTCGGTGATCATCGCCTACATGCTGACGGTCGCGCTGCTGATTCCGGCATCCGGGTGGATTTCCGACCGCTTCGGCACGCGCAAGGTGTTCTTCAGCGCCATCATGCTGTTCAGCATCGGCTCGCTGTTGTGCGCGCTGTCCCAAAGCCTGGCGATGCTGGTGGTGGCCCGGGTGATCCAAGGCCTGGGCGGTGCCCTGATGCTCCCGGTGGGGCGGCTGGTGGTGCTGCGCGCCTACCCGCGTTCGGAGCTGGTGCGCATCCTCAGCTTCATCACCGTGCCAGCGCTGCTCGGCCCCCTGCTCGGGCCGACCCTGGGCGGCTGGATGGTGGAATGGTTGAGCTGGCACTGGATCTTCCTCATCAACCTGCCGGTGGGCGCACTGGGTTGCTGGGCGGTCTGGAACCTGGTGCCCGACCTGCGCGGTGCCGAACGCACGCGCTTCGACGGTATCGGCTTCCTGCTGTTCGGTGCCGCCATGGTGCTCATCACCATCGCCATGGAAGGCCTGGGCGAGCTGCACCTGCCGCACTTGCGGGTGATGCTGCTGCTGTTCGTCGGCATGGCTTGCCTGGCCGCCTACTGGCTGCGTGCAGGCAAGATCGACAACCCGCTGTTCTCGCCGAAACTGTTCCACACGCGCACTTTCGCCATCGGCATTCTGGGCAACCTGTTCGCGCGCCTGGGCAGCGGCGCCCTGCCCTTCATGGTGCCCTTGCTGCTGCAAGTGGCGCTGGGGCACTCGCCCTCCGAAGCCGGCATGAGCATGATCCCGCTGGCGGCGGCGGCCATGGTGGCCAAATCGTTTTCCCGGCCAATCATCGAGCGCTTCGGCTATCGCATCGTGCTCACCGGCAACACCTTGCTGCTGGGCCTCTTGCTGGCCAGCCTCGGCCTGGTGTCGGAAACCACCCCCTACTGGCTGCTGCTGACCCAGCTGGGCCTGCTCGGCGCGGTGAACTCGTTGCAGTTCGCGGCGATGAACACCGTGACCCTGATCGACCTGGATGACGAAAGCGCCAGCAGCGGCAACGGTCTGCTCTCCGTGGTGGCGCAGCTTTCCCTGGGCTTGGGCGTGGCCTGCGCCGGTGCTCTGCTGGGCGGTTTCACCGCGTCGTTGGGCAACGAGGGCGTGGACACGGTGCTGGGCGCCTTCCAGGCGACCTTCCTGACCATCGGCCTGATGGCAATGCTGGCCGCCGGGATCTTCGTGCAGCTGTCCGACAGCGATGGACGGCGCGCACCTCGTCAGGAACCTCCGGTTGAACACTAA
- the dbpA gene encoding ATP-dependent RNA helicase DbpA has translation MLANLESLGYAQMTPIQAQSLPVILKGMDLIAQAKTGSGKTAAFGIGLLNPINPRYFGCQALIMCPTRELADQVAKEIRRLARAEDNIKVLTLCGGVSFGPQIASLEHGAHIIVGTPGRIQQHLRKGSLVLDGLNTLVLDEADRMLDMGFYDAIADIIEQTPERRQTLLFSATYPVGIKQLSSKFMRDPQQVKAEALHADSQIEQRFYEISPDDRMAAVVRALGHFRPQSCVAFCYTKQQCQEVVDHLTSKGISAVALHGDLEQRDRDQVLAMFANRSTSVLVATDVAARGLDIDALDMVINVELARDSEIHIHRVGRTGRAGEKGLAISFVAPAEAHRAQAIEQLQKSPLAWAELDSLTSKGGEPLLPPMSTLCIGAGRKDKVRPGDILGALTGDAGIPGTQVGKIAIFDFQAYVAVERGIAKQALQRLNSGKIKGRSLRVRIL, from the coding sequence ATGCTGGCCAACCTGGAATCCCTCGGGTATGCCCAGATGACGCCGATCCAGGCGCAGAGCCTGCCGGTGATTCTCAAGGGCATGGACCTGATCGCCCAGGCCAAGACCGGCAGCGGCAAGACGGCCGCGTTCGGCATCGGCCTGCTGAACCCGATCAATCCGCGCTATTTCGGCTGCCAGGCGCTGATCATGTGCCCCACCCGCGAGCTGGCTGACCAAGTGGCCAAGGAGATCCGCCGCCTGGCGCGCGCCGAAGACAACATCAAGGTGCTGACCCTGTGCGGCGGCGTCTCGTTCGGCCCGCAGATCGCTTCGCTGGAGCACGGCGCGCACATCATCGTCGGCACCCCGGGACGCATCCAGCAACACTTGCGCAAGGGGTCGCTGGTGCTCGACGGGCTCAACACCCTGGTGCTCGACGAAGCCGATCGCATGCTCGACATGGGCTTCTACGACGCTATCGCCGACATCATCGAGCAGACCCCGGAGCGGCGCCAGACTCTGCTGTTCTCGGCCACCTACCCGGTCGGGATCAAGCAGCTGTCGTCCAAGTTCATGCGCGATCCGCAGCAGGTGAAAGCCGAGGCCCTGCACGCCGACAGTCAGATCGAGCAGCGTTTCTACGAGATTTCGCCGGATGACCGCATGGCCGCCGTGGTGCGTGCCCTGGGTCACTTCCGCCCGCAGTCGTGCGTGGCGTTCTGCTACACCAAGCAGCAGTGCCAGGAAGTGGTCGATCACCTGACCAGCAAAGGCATCAGCGCCGTGGCGCTGCATGGCGACCTGGAGCAGCGTGACCGTGATCAGGTCCTGGCGATGTTCGCCAACCGCAGTACGTCGGTGCTGGTGGCGACCGACGTGGCTGCCCGTGGCCTGGACATCGATGCCCTGGACATGGTGATCAACGTCGAACTGGCGCGCGATTCGGAAATTCACATCCACCGTGTGGGCCGTACCGGTCGCGCCGGGGAGAAAGGTTTGGCGATCAGCTTCGTCGCTCCGGCCGAGGCGCACCGTGCGCAGGCCATCGAGCAGTTGCAGAAATCGCCACTGGCCTGGGCCGAGCTCGACAGCCTGACGTCCAAGGGCGGCGAGCCGCTGCTGCCACCGATGAGCACCCTGTGCATCGGCGCCGGACGCAAGGACAAGGTGCGTCCGGGCGACATCCTCGGCGCACTGACCGGCGATGCGGGCATTCCCGGCACCCAGGTCGGCAAGATCGCCATTTTCGATTTCCAGGCCTACGTGGCCGTGGAACGCGGGATCGCCAAGCAGGCGCTGCAGCGTCTGAACAGCGGCAAGATCAAGGGCCGTTCGCTGCGCGTGCGGATTCTCTGA
- a CDS encoding NAD(P)/FAD-dependent oxidoreductase codes for MRSTPVIIIGAGAAGLMCALSAAQRGREVLLIDHANKPGKKILMSGGGRCNFTNMYTEPANFLSQNPHFCKSALARYTQWDFIALVAKHGVPYHEKKLGQLFCDNKSSDILGLLLAECESAGVELRMDTSVQAIEKTAEGYRLQTSMGPLACQSLVVATGGLSIPTLGATGFGYQIARQFGHSVLPTRAGLVPFTITDQLKEICAELSGTSVDCLVSCNDQAFRENLLFTHRGLSGPAILQISSFWQPGDSVEINLLPDHDALAWLQQQQAERPNSELKTLLGEVFTKKMANLLAEHWFVSKPMKQYTPAELQAVANALGAWQLVPAGTEGYRTAEVTLGGVDTREVSSKTMESLKSPGLYFIGEVLDVSGHLGGFNFQWAWASGYAAAQYV; via the coding sequence GTGCGCTCTACCCCCGTCATCATCATCGGCGCCGGCGCTGCCGGTCTTATGTGTGCCCTGAGCGCCGCACAGCGAGGCCGTGAAGTGCTGCTGATCGACCACGCCAACAAACCGGGCAAGAAGATCCTCATGTCCGGCGGCGGTCGCTGCAACTTCACCAACATGTACACCGAACCTGCCAACTTCCTCTCGCAGAACCCGCATTTCTGCAAGTCGGCCCTGGCCCGCTACACCCAATGGGATTTCATCGCCCTGGTGGCCAAGCACGGCGTGCCCTATCACGAGAAGAAACTGGGTCAACTGTTCTGCGACAACAAGTCCAGCGACATCCTGGGCCTGCTCCTGGCCGAGTGTGAAAGCGCAGGGGTCGAGCTGCGCATGGACACCTCGGTGCAGGCCATCGAGAAAACCGCCGAAGGCTATCGCTTGCAGACTTCAATGGGGCCGTTGGCGTGCCAGTCCTTGGTGGTGGCCACCGGTGGCCTGTCGATTCCGACCCTGGGTGCCACCGGTTTCGGCTACCAGATCGCTCGCCAGTTCGGCCACAGCGTCCTGCCCACCCGCGCCGGCCTGGTGCCGTTCACCATCACCGACCAGCTCAAGGAGATCTGCGCCGAGCTGTCCGGGACCTCGGTGGATTGCCTGGTGAGCTGCAACGATCAGGCGTTTCGCGAGAACCTGCTGTTCACCCATCGCGGCCTGAGCGGCCCGGCGATCTTGCAGATTTCCTCCTTCTGGCAGCCTGGCGACAGCGTCGAGATCAACCTGCTGCCCGATCACGATGCACTGGCCTGGTTGCAGCAACAGCAGGCCGAACGACCCAATTCGGAGCTCAAGACCCTGCTGGGTGAAGTCTTCACCAAGAAAATGGCTAACCTGCTGGCCGAGCACTGGTTCGTGTCCAAGCCGATGAAGCAGTACACCCCGGCCGAGCTGCAGGCGGTGGCGAACGCGTTGGGCGCCTGGCAACTGGTGCCCGCCGGCACCGAAGGCTATCGCACTGCCGAGGTGACCCTGGGCGGGGTCGACACCCGCGAGGTATCGTCCAAGACGATGGAATCGTTGAAGAGCCCGGGCCTGTATTTCATCGGCGAAGTGCTCGACGTCAGCGGGCACCTGGGCGGGTTCAATTTCCAGTGGGCCTGGGCCTCAGGCTACGCAGCCGCGCAGTACGTGTAG